The following are encoded together in the Fusarium keratoplasticum isolate Fu6.1 chromosome 1, whole genome shotgun sequence genome:
- a CDS encoding RNB domain-containing protein has product MLRSSTRRYVCRNCISHGRNRSGSSLPLLVHSLSTAQKYSTTTQRLQNGFGPANIPKSNPQPPLPSSLQSQGPIRKRLQGWVPEEDERITQLVPDMTFWSKVTNSNTRPQSTGSTEMDHFKSDTAGMTETDEAFNNEDVELAIVGTKTRTPGDLVEMKQPGSRTPLFGVYLGYFGSRHHFYTNTGKWVISLGFNALFTISKFVPADDLKPILALIPRDVTPDDFEELRREDKGPGREAGADLIQKMRAFTLEADKAYQASLNSLDRARSLVSDGKRTKYLSLFELADILLPQSLKKGKRFSPAALYAVHTALYRNDFIFRPLSPSADCHRRDHLFEIFPYQDLMMINRVSLMVRDYTMTRGRNLKPPTDEELAWTGFGSFVLKAREVVLANRQKRSWTPYGVLAPSPGVTIETAEWSRKQLDFIRFLEWWASYDLFEDSSRFHADGSLILRALDLYDNATLDQRTAWTFLQELGMIPPWEIPSRYKVRFPGVKIEGGGGLQREVPARLEDSTRPDIAEGSRRQWTDDMVFCIDAPETMLIDDGVSLERTEKPDEFWIHVHTADPASGIKPNSELGKFLELIPENIYLPGHFQAMLPADISLDQSGDYKSESLVDQYSLAAGRPALTFSARVNEKGDLLDYRVEPGTLHKVTYLDPKDVSKFCNEPPPPPASDKSLAVGQLPDKAKTVPNRPMMSAKDLDEKNKEDLLTLYRLAEAIRGKRLEKGAWPSFLPGASVTVAFEDVPMTQTAGTKVLPPDPYIKIGYDSFNGASVVSNTMVLAGEIAARWCSDRKIPVPYRRDVHSKDNFEAIYNYATKELYPPLERGVQPSLAQRQQLSRLTGGVEMSTEPGPYFMLGLDMYAKATSPLRRFSDLVVHWQVHAALAHEREVKRRIDPEVDDLNGILPFTADTLPNTISLLHMREKMARTVSQGTKEWMLMALVRAWKFENTIPQRMRFKVESRWRQGVLGKLDLFDLDAIMTVDGIDKLMLVKDIKVGDQFDVELCDINVHSRQIFVKALKHNGQGQSQSQPAHSPAASAPDPTP; this is encoded by the exons ATGCTGCGGTCATCAACCCGTCGGTATGTGTGTCGGAATTGCATTTCCCATGGCCGCAATAGATCGGGGTCTTCTCTCCCGTTGTTGGTGCACTCATTGAGTACAGCGCAAAAG TATTCCACCACAACCCAACGTCTTCAAAATGGCTTTGGACCAGCCAACATCCCCAAATCTAATCCCCAGCCGCCTCTGCCGTCCTCTCTTCAGAGCCAAGGACCGATCAGAAAAAGACTGCAAGGCTGGGTGCCCGAAGAGGATGAACGGATTACTCAACTCGTTCCCGACATGACTTTTTGGTCCAAGGTGACCAACAGCAACACCCGTCCCCAGTCAACAGGCTCGACAGAGATGGATCATTTCAAGTCTGATACCGCCGGTATGACCGAGACAGACGAGGCTTTCAACAACGAGGATGTTGAACTTGCCATTGTCGGAACCAAGACCAGAACTCCTGGTGATCTCGTCGAGATGAA ACAACCTGGCTCTAGAACTCCCCTCTTTGGTGTTTACCTGGGATACTTCGGCAGTCGTCATCACTTCTACACAAACACGGGCAAATGGGTCATCAGCTTGGGATTTAATGCCCtcttcaccatctccaaATTTGTCCCCGCTGATGACTTGAAGCCAATTCTGGCCTTGATCCCCAGGGATGTCACACCCGATGACTTTGAAGAACTCCGCAGGGAGGACAAGGGCCCTGGCCGCGAAGCCGGTGCTGACCTGATTCAAAAAATGCGGGCTTTCACTTTGGAAGCTGACAAGGCATATCAAGCCAGCCTCAATAGCCTGGATAGAGCAAGGTCCCTGGTGTCGGATGGCAAGCGGACCAAGTACCTGAGCCTATTCGAGCTCGCCGACATTCTCTTGCCTCAGTCCCTCAAGAAAGGCAAACGATTCTCTCCCGCCGCTCTGTACGCCGTCCATACCGCCCTCTACCGGAACGATTTCATCTTCCGGCCTCTCAGCCCATCCGCGGATTGTCACCGACGGGATCATCTTTTCGAGATTTTCCCGTATCAAGATCTCATGATGATCAACCGCGTTTCACTCATGGTCCGCGACTATACCATGACAAGGGGCAGGAACCTGAAGCCTCCCACTGACGAAGAACTCGCATGGACAGGGTTTGGTAGCTTTGTTCTCAAAGCAAGGGAAGTTGTTCTCGCCAATCGCCAGAAGCGATCCTGGACACCGTACGGGGTACTCGCCCCTTCGCCAGGGGTAACTATTGAGACAGCGGAATGGTCAAGGAAACAGCTGGATTTCATACGCTTCTTGGAGTGGTGGGCAAGCTACGACCTTTTTGAAGACTCGTCGCGCTTCCATGCAGATGGTTCTCTGATTCTCCGGGCACTTGACCTCTACGATAACGCCACTTTGGATCAGCGAACCGCCTGGACTTTTCTTCAAGAACTGGGCATGATTCCTCCATGGGAGATCCCGTCACGCTACAAGGTTCGATTCCCCGGCGTCAAGATCGAGGGTGGAGGCGGCCTCCAGAGAGAGGTCCCAGCCCGGCTAGAGGACTCGACACGGCCAGACATTGCAGAAGGCTCAAGGAGGCAGTGGACTGACGATATGGTCTTTTGCATCGACGCTCCTGAAACCATGCTCATCGACGATGGTGTCTCACTAGAACGTACAGAGAAACCAGACGAGTTCTGGATCCATGTGCATACCGCCGACCCAGCATCGGGAATCAAGCCAAACTCTGAGTTGGGCAAGTTCCTGGAGCTGATTCCAGAAAACATTTACCTTCCGGGACACTTCCAGGCCATGTTGCCGGCTGATATCAGTCTGGATCAGTCAGGAGATTACAAATCGGAAAGCCTTGTCGACCAGTACTCCTTGGCTGCCGGTCGACCAGCCCTCACCTTCAGCGCCAGAGTCAACGAAAAGGGAGATCTCCTCGACTACAGGGTTGAGCCAGGAACTCTTCACAAGGTCACATATTTGGATCCCAAGGACGTTTCCAAATTTTGCAACGAACCTCCGCCTCCCCCAGCGTCCGACAAGAGTCTTGCCGTTGGACAACTGCCGGACAAGGCAAAGACGGTGCCAAACCGGCCGATGATGTCGGCAAAGGATCTggacgagaagaacaaggaagACCTCCTGACGCTCTATCGCTTGGCTGAGGCGATCAGAGGAAAACGGCTTGAGAAGGGAGCGTGGCCCTCGTTTCTGCCCGGCGCCTCTGTCACGGTTGCCTTTGAGGACGTGCCAATGACCCAAACTGCGGGGACAAAGGTGCTGCCCCCGGACCCGTACATCAAGATCGGCTACGACTCGTTCAATGGCGCCTCGGTTGTCTCCAATACCATGGTTCTGGCGGGCGAGATCGCGGCTCGGTGGTGCTCTGACCGCAAGATCCCGGTCCCATACCGAAGAGATGTGCACTCGAAGGACAACTTTGAAGCTATCTATAACTACGCCACCAAGGAGCTATATCCTCCCCTCGAGAGGGGTGTGCAGCCATCACTGGCGCAGCGTCAGCAGCTCTCACGTCTCACAGGCGGCGTCGAGATGTCGACGGAGCCCGGGCCATACTTCATGCTGGGTCTGGACATGTACGCCAAAGCCACATCGCCTCTCCGCCGCTTCTCAGACCTAGTGGTCCACTGGCAGGTTCACGCGGCGCTGGCACACGAGCGGGAGGTGAAGCGGCGGATTGACCCCGAGGTGGACGACTTGAACGGCATTCTCCCGTTCACTGCGGACACTCTCCCCAACACCATCAGCCTGCTACACATGcgggagaagatggcgcgGACCGTCTCGCAGGGCACCAAGGAGTGGATGCTCATGGCGCTCGTGCGGGCCTGGAAGTTTGAGAACACGATACCACAGCGGATGCGCTTCAAGGTCGAGTCCCGGTGGCGGCAGGGCGTGCTAGGCAAGCTGGACCTGTTTGACCTGGATGCCATCATGACAGTGGACGGCATCGATAAGCTCATGCTCGTCAAGGACATCAAAGTGGGCGATCAGTTCGACGTTGAACTCTGCGACATCAACGTCCATTCCCGGCAGATCTTTGTCAAAGCGCTCAAGCACAACGGCCAGGgtcagagccagagccagccGGCGCACTCCCCGGCCGCCTCGGCCCCGGACCCAACCCCGTGA
- a CDS encoding DUF1752 domain-containing protein yields MAVVLPSDDNDYFAASSLRRSHSQSNFMSSSAAFSSTSRLSDHYKSVSKSYATSNSSSAPSSPRTIHADSADLSYASTPATNLSIASDYDDPLGLSESPEDHFMFPTFGQEKLYVHPEIRPEIHHDDNLEPPPSPRTGDSYTVSPADHENSEESSNDTSRPDTPDQAEHAEDDTAVSSRPSRQVDYLSHEWKEEDIWSSWRYVVTRRGEFANSARLENASWRTWMKAKNNLKTISPESLNWLKDCDVTWLYGPLQSGQKALHSTQTEPSSVSLSKTDSFVNLSKKPILKKRSMSEVMLQRSLSTASLLKQATAAVKAQETRGILRPHLGRSTTDYLAYPFPARRLSGESSSVAPSTESSGITSPNSERKHIHFNEQVEQCIAVDVKGDDDEDVDTDRFGEDSDSDDGVMMKRMKTKKRPILRRKTIKAKPTEGKTIAMLPSTTLKYREDTPEPRETAMKHSRSPIMSPSSSQETLRPSRQSGKFFMGEDDDEDSFDDALLSSPSPGWSSPAEKSNGGLHRSISSGSLCEEPAGMRRTPSGMFMPYEEGETASADGIFGRVIDTVNTARDIAHVIWNVGWRK; encoded by the exons atggccgtcgtTCTACCCtccgacgacaacgactATTTCGCCGCGTCCTCCCTGAGGCGCTCGCACTCCCAGTCCAACTTCATGTCATCATCTGCAGCTTTCTCTTCGACCTCTCGTCTTAGCGATCACTATAAATCCGTCTCCAAGTCATACGCCACTTCCAACTCGTCCTCTGCTCCCTCATCTCCCCGTACTATCCACGCCGACTCCGCCGACCTTTCCTACGCATCCACTCCTGCCACCAATCTCTCCATTGCCTCAGATTACGACGACCCCCTTGGCCTTTCGGAATCGCCTGAAGACCACTTCATGTTTCCCACTTTTGGACAAGAAAAGCTCTATGTTCACCCTGAGATCCGCCCGGAAATTCACCATGACGACAACCTAGAGCCACCCCCCAGTCCTCGAACCGGTGATTCCTATACAGTCTCACCTGCGGACCATGAGAACTCGGAAGAGAGCTCCAACGATACCTCAAGACCAGACACTCCTGATCAAGCTGAGCATGCGGAGGATGACACAGCTGTCTCGAGCAGACCTTCTCGCCAAGTCGACTACCTATCCCATGAGTGGAAGGAGGAAGATATCTGGTCGTCATGGCGATACGTCGTGACGCGACGTGGAGAATTTGCCAACAGCGCGCGGTTAGAAAATGCTTCCTGGAGAACGTGgatgaaggccaagaacaaccTCAAAACCATTTCTCCCGAGTCGCTCAATTG GCTCAAGGACTGCGATGTGACTTGGCTCTATGGCCCTCTGCAGTCGGGCCAAAAGGCCCTGCACTCTACTCAGACCGAGCCCTCCAGTGTGTCATTGTCCAAGACTGACTCATTTGTGAACCTTTCCAAGAAGCCAATCCTGAAGAAGCGGAGCATGTCTGAAGTGATGCTTCAGCGATCATTATCAACAGCTTCTCTGCTCAAGCAAGCCACAGCGGCTGTCAAGGCACAGGAGACTAGAGGAATCCTACGACCTCATCTCGGGCGTTCAACAACCGACTACCTGGCCTACCCATTCCCAGCGAGACGGTTAAGTGGGGAGAGCAGCAGCGTCGCTCCCTCGACTGAGTCATCTGGAATCACATCTCCCAACTCGGAGCGAAAGCACATTCACTTCAATGAACAAGTCGAGCAATGCATTGCTGTCGATGTTaagggcgacgacgatgaggacgtgGATACGGACCGCTTTGGAGAGGACAGTGATTCAGACGACGGTGTGATGATGAAGCGtatgaagacgaagaagcgACCAATCCTCCGACGCAAGACTATCAAGGCTAAGCCTACCGAGGGAAAGACGATTGCTATGCTGCCGTCGACCACACTCAAGTACCGGGAAGACACTCCCGAACCACGAGAGACAGCTATGAAGCACTCTCGAAGCCCGATCATGtccccttcatcttcacaAGAGACACTTCGACCCTCGAGGCAGTCTGGCAAGTTCTTCAtgggtgaggatgatgacgaagacaGCTTCGACGATGCGCTGCTCAGCAGCCCCAGCCCTGGCTGGTCATCACCCGCAGAGAAGTCCAATGGCGGCCTTCACAGGTCGATTTCCTCTGGTAGCCTGTGCGAGGAACCTGCTGGCATGCGACGAACGCCTTCGGGCATGTTCATGCCGTacgaggagggagagacagCATCAGCTGACGGCATCTTCGGCCGTGTTATCGACACAGTTAACACCGCTCGCGACATCGCCCACGTCATCTGGAACGTCGGCTGGAGGAAGTAA
- a CDS encoding TRNA (guanine(37)-N1)-methyltransferase — protein sequence MDKNSQLRDMNLFRAPAARAAKTLDRSVFAKTLNAAAASISENRLLSKYRKELEKTQEVLFMERFNPILPDPDPSLASQGRKCIVLSPQIKPASPETWSPTLQEASRLGELKVVPYDLEITYDFWNYLDVIKSILPEELHGEIPSGFNTVGHVAHLNIRDQYLPYKNIIAQVLLDKNPHIKTVINKTDNVGSENEFRTFAYEVLGGPDDMNVEVSEAGCTFRFDYSKVYWNSKLDTEHKRITSLFKPGEVVADVMAGIGPFAVPAGKKGVFVWANDKNPESHRYLEDAIQKNKVSEFVKPFNYDGHDFIRTSADLVLEASKRGDCAVIKPPRPPRKSTAPPPEPVRVPVPPTISHFVMNLPASAIEFLHNYRGLYHGHEDLFEPHTETKLPIVHAHCFSAKTDDDTPLKDICERIHKEIGVMLKPGDAEKEGEVLIYDVRDVAPAKRMFCASFRLPREVAFAARA from the exons ATGGAT AAGAACTCGCAGCTGAGAGACATGAACCTGTTCAGAGCCCCCGCCGCACGCGCGGCAAAGACGCTAGACAGGTCGGTCTTTGCAAAGACGCTCAACGCAGCCGCCGCGTCCATCTCGGAGAACCGTCTGCTCTCCAAGTATCGCAAGGAGCTTGAAAAGACCCAAGAGGTCTTGTTCATGGAGAGGTTCAACCCTATCCTGCCTGATCCGGATCCGTCGCTTGCTTCTCAGGGGAGAAAGTGCATTGTGCTGTCTCCTCAGATCAAGCCTGCCT CGCCAGAGACGTGGAGTCCGACTCTTCAAGAAGCATCTAGACTTGGAGAGCTCAAGGTTGTTCCCTACGATCTTGAAATTACCTATGATTTCTGGAACTACT TGGATGTAATAAAGTCTATCCTCCCAGAGGAACTTCACGGCGAGATTCCAAGTGGTTTTAACACGGTAGGGCATGTTG CCCATCTCAACATCCGGGACCAGTACCTACCGTACAAGAACATCATCGCCCAGGTACTTCTAGACAAGAACCCCCACATCAAGaccgtcatcaacaagacCGATAATGTCGGCTCGGAGAATGAGTTTCGAACCTTTGCTTACGAGGTCCTTGGCGGGCCTGACGACATGAACGTCGAGGTGAGCGAGGCTGGCTGTACCTTCAGGTTCGACTACTCCAAAGTATACTGGAACAGCAAGCTTGATACAGAGCACAAGAGAATCACAAGCTTGTTCAAACCTGGGGAGGTTGTGGCAGATGTCATGGCCGGCATTGGACCGTTCGCCGTGCCCGCTGGTAAGAAGGGTGTCTTCGTCTGGGCCAACGACAAGAACCCCGAGAGTCATCGCTATCTCGAGGATGCGATCCAGAAGAACAAG GTCTCGGAATTCGTCAAGCCCTTCAACTATGATGGGCATGACTTCATCCGCACATCCGCAGACCTGGTCCTTGAGGCATCCAAACGAGGTGATTGTGCCGTCATCAAGCCACCGAGGCCACCAAGGAAGTCTACAGCGCCGCCCCCGGAGCCAGTCCGGGTGCCCGTGCCTCCGACCATCTCCCATTTCGTCATGAACCTCCCGGCGTCGGCCATCGAGTTCCTCCACAACTACCGTGGCCTGTACCACGGCCACGAGGACCTCTTTGAGCCGCACACCGAGACCAAGCTCCCCATTGTCCACGCCCActgcttctcggccaagACGGACGACGACACGCCGCTCAAGGACATTTGTGAGCGGATACACAAGGAGATCGGCGTCATGCTCAAGCCAGGCGATGCTGAGAAAGAAGGTGAGGTGCTTATCTACGACGTCCGCGACGTCGCGCCTGCGAAACGCATGTTTTGCGCCTCGTTCCGGCTGCCGCGCGAGGTGGCCTTCGCCGCCAGGGCCTAG
- a CDS encoding Fe2OG dioxygenase domain-containing protein, producing the protein MSKKRTLDAFFSPVVKKPRNETNVNSEQTVEEVTYSKHRQYPHPIKNLPTSISNELVTLPARPGREINDQPDLDLLYFEPFIPGHVSRKLFEFLRAELPFYRVEYKIKRGGIETQIRTPRWTTVFGIDETSKFNDKGEPIDASTGSRASDKRYDRYPPRRIPGCLDELRRRTEAATGCQYNFCLVNYYASGADSISFHSDDEQFLGRDPAIASFSLGARRDFLMKHKPPCPDAPPQESKPLKLPLGSGDMVLMRGRTQSNWLHSIPKRTGKNEQDGGRINITFRRAMVKGGTENYYNYNVGTGPVYRWNGESREMLVWKP; encoded by the exons ATGTCAAAGAAACGAACCCTTGATGCCTTCTTCAGCCCTGTAGTCAAGAAGCCCCGGAATGAGACCAATGTCAACAGTGAGCAGACTGTCGAAGAA GTTACTTATTCAAAACACCGGCAGTATCCTCATCCCATCAAAAACTTGCCAACTTCTATTAGCAACGAGCTGGTCACTCTGCCAGCTCGACCCGGACGGGAGATCAATGACCAGCCCGACCTGGACCTACTATACTTTGAGCCGTTTATCCCGGGCCATGTTTCTAGGAAGCTGTTTGAGTTCCTCCGCGCAGAACTGCCTTTTTACAGAGTTGAATACAAGATTAAGCGCGGTGGCATAGAGACTCAAATCCGAACTCCAAG ATGGACAACAGTCTTTGGCATCGACGAAACATCAAAGTTCAACGACAAGGGTGAGCCAATCGACGCCAGCACCGGCTCCAGAGCGTCGGACAAGCGATACGACAGGTATCCGCCCCGACGCATACCGGGATgcctcgatgagctccgCCGGCGCACCGAGGCGGCCACGGGCTGCCAGTACAACTTTTGTCTCGTCAACTACTACGCTTCAGGAGCGGACAGCATCAGCTTCCACAGTGACGACGAGCAGTTCCTGGGCCGCGACCCCGCCATTGCCTCATTTTCTTTGGGAGCCCGGCGAGACTTTCTCATGAAGCACAAGCCGCCGTGTCCAGACGCCCCTCCTCAGGAGTCGAAACCCCTGAAACTACCTTTAGGCAGTGGTgacatggtgttgatgagaggCAGGACACAGTCTAACTGGTTGCACTCGATCCCGAAACGGACGGGCAAGAATGAACAGGACGGAGGGAGGATTAATATCACCTTTCGGAGAGCCATGGTCAAAGGTGGAACAGAAAATTACTACAACTACAATGTGGGAACAGGACCAGTGTACAGATGGAATGGGGAATCTCGTGAGATGCTGGTATGGAAACCATGA
- a CDS encoding Ditrans,polycis-polyprenyl diphosphate synthase ((2E,6E)-farnesyldiphosphate specific) produces MPMMTARDRQAYRADDQKDHTLLSEQERQRMLKSYLPTPNDPPPTISGGSRTQRRSRLGLRRFVLNQIHILIFAVMHGIFSLYIKTRQMWNVVCYQTSSVLKYHHGTPQYIKKDVMALKKMPKHLSVILKLEENHRTKADLDRLLDEVAEIATWCACAEIPMFSVYEKTGILKKHMPRVYDAVSQKFTFYFGPEHPSLTVTSPHKEDFPTTLGESPKSHLRLHLISQQDGRESMVDLTRTLAEMSQKGKLSPRDISMELIDAELSEGIMAEPDLLITFGPYLELSGYPPWQIRLTEIFCLQDNERVGYQVFLKALQHYGGAQMRRGK; encoded by the exons ATGCCCATGATGACCGCCCGCGATCGCCAGGCCTACAGGGCCGACGATCAGAAGGACCACACGCTATTGTCCGAGcaggagaggcagaggaTGCTCAAG TCCTATCTCCCAACGCCCAACGATCCCCCGCCTACTATCTCTGGCGGTTCGCGAACACAGCGCAGGTCTCGGTTAGGACTCCGTCGTTTTGTCCTGAACCAAATCCAtatcctcatctttgccgtcATGCACGGAATCTTCTCCCTCTACATCAAGACCCGACAGATGTGGAATGTGGTCTGCTACCAGACCTCGTCCGTTCTCAAGTACCACCACGGCACACCCCAGTACATCAAGAAGGACGTCATGGCACTGAAGAAGATGCCCAAGCATCTGAGTGTTATTCTCAAGTTGGAGGAGAACCACCGGACAAAGGCCGACCTCGACCGACTTCTTGATGAAGTGGCCGAGATTGCGACATGGTGCGCGTGTGCTGAGATTCCCATGTTCTCGGTCTATGAGAAGACAG GAatcctcaagaagcacaTGCCCCGGGTATATGACGCCGTCAGCCAAAAGTTCACCTTCTACTTTGGCCCTGAGCACCCCAGCCTCACTGTTACGTCACCTCACAAGGAAGACTTCCCGACCACTCTTGGCGAGAGCCCCAAGTCGCATCTGCGACTACACCTCATCTCGCAGCAGGATGGACGCGAGTCCATGGTCGATCTCACCCGCACCCTGGCCGAGATGTCCCAGAAGGGAAAGCTCTCTCCAAGGGACATCTCGATGGAGCTGATCGACGCCGAGCTGTCCGAGGGCATCATGGCTGAGCCGGATCTCCTAATCACCTTTGGGCCTTACCTCGAGCTCTCAGGCTACCCTCCCTGGCAGATCAGGTTGACCGAGATCTTCTGTCTACAGGATAACGAGAGGGTCGGTTACCAGGTGTTCCTCAAGGCCCTGCAACATTACGGCGGAGCCCAGATGCGCCGCGGTAAATAG